One genomic window of Muntiacus reevesi chromosome 4, mMunRee1.1, whole genome shotgun sequence includes the following:
- the TPGS2 gene encoding tubulin polyglutamylase complex subunit 2 — translation MEETPPPLLGSSKPHLEKLTLGVTRILESSPGVTEVTIIEKLPAERHMISSWEQKNNCVLPEDLKNFYLMTNGFHMTWNVKLDEHTIPLGSMAINSISKLTQLNQSSMYSLPNAPTLADLEDDIQEASENQPEKPHFDSRSVIFELDPCNGNGKVCLVYKRGKPGLAQDTEIWFLDRALYWHFLTDTFTAYYRLLITHLGLPQWQYAFTSYGVSPQAKQWFNMYKPITYNTNLLTEETDSFVNKLDPSKVFKSKNKTIIPKKKGSAQPAGGQKGPSGPASTSKSSSGSGNPVRK, via the exons aATCATCCCCAGGTGTGACAGAGGTGACCATCATAGAAAAACTACCTGCTGAACGTCATATGATTTCTTCATGGGAACAA AAGAATAACTGTGTGCTGCCTGAGGATCTGAAGAACTTTTACCTGATGACCAACGGCTTCCACATGACGTGGAATGTGAAGCTGGATG AACATACCATTCCATTGGGCAGCATGGCAATTAACAGCATCTCAAAACTGACTCAACTCAACCAGTCTTCCATGTACTCACTTCCTAACGCACCAACTCTGGCAGACCTGGAGGACGATATACAAGAAG CCAGTGAGAACCAGCCAGAGAAGCCTCACTTTGATTCTCGCAGCGTGATATTTGAGTTGGATCCTTGCAACGGGAATGGGAAGGTTTGCCTTGTCTACAAAAGAGGGAAACCAG GGCTAGCACAGGACACTGAGATCTGGTTCCTGGACAGAGCGCTATACTGGCATTTTCTCACAGACACCTTCACTGCCTATTACCGCCTGCTCATCACCCACCTGGGCCTGCCGCAGTGGCAGTACGCCTTCACCAGCTACGGCGTCAGCCCCCAGGCCAAG CAATGGTTCAACATGTATAAACCCATCACCTACAACACAAACCTCCTCACTGAAGAGACCGACTCCTTTGTGAACAAGCTGGATCCTAGCAAAGTGTTCAAGAGCAAGAACAAGACCATAATCCCCAAAAAGAAAGGGTCTGCTCAGCCTGCAGGTGGCCAGAAAGGGCCCTCAGGTCCTGCTTCCACCTCTAAATCCTCCTCTGGGTCTGGAAACCCTGTCCGGAAATGA